The Helianthus annuus cultivar XRQ/B chromosome 15, HanXRQr2.0-SUNRISE, whole genome shotgun sequence genomic sequence accgtgagaacaaatgaaaaaaccatgagaacttggtcaaaaacaattcaaattcaaaatttttttctacacttatcattattattcgaatataatgttagaaattcaatttacacgtttaaatttacgtgaatttataaataaagaaaatttacacatgtgtaagtttgtcatttacacatgtgtaaatctgctatatttacacatgtgtaaaaaatctaaaaagaatgattttgaaatgagaaatgaattatttgatgttataaattcttgttttgatgttgtatcttaattacaatgaggtttgtataaaaaaaatttggttttgattggttatttcattcgttctcacggttctcgcaatatttagcgttctcaagataaccctcccctatatatatatatatatagggtagggctagatagaaaaccctatatacataaaaaacccgagaaaacccaagctcccgatatttttttttttttgaaaaaaataacacatgtaatatacatgtttttaagacttttgggccaaaaaaatcaaaaaagcgccgaagggatattttaaaaaaaaaaacaagtttcagcaattttcagcgaaattatgtcttttttgcttaacacgtgttaggagctgaaatttgtttttttttaaaaaaatcccttcggcgcttttttgtttttttttttttggcccaaaacactctaaaacatgtatattacatgtgtaatttttttcaaaaaaaaaatgtcgggaggttgggtaaaaatggcttcccatttgggtttccagagttttctaagaattttagggttttttatctagcattatcctatatatatatatatatatatatatatatatatatatatatatatatatatatatatatatataaattggaTAGTTCAATTAAAAACTCATAGTTAGAGAGAAAACTCAAAATCCCTATATTACATATGTGTAATATATCATATGTTATACAAGtgcaatatatattacatttatACAATATATGCTATATTGATATGTTGCTTATGTGTAATATATcatgtgttacacatgtgtagtatATATACATTACACGTGTAATATATATTGTACATGTGAAACATATAATGTAATATATACTACACATATGCAACATATGATATATTACACATCTACAAATATATATTACTCATATGCAATATATAGAGTTTTCAAGTTTTCTTAATAAAACGAGTATTCTCTTGAAccctcccttatatatatatatatatatatatatatatatatatatatatatatataaaagctcCTACATCGATTTTGGTAAGTAGTACAACTATTTACCTAGCAATTAAGATAGTTAATTGTATGATAATCAAGCTTAATACTCATGTATGCAAGTCACAAACTAGGAGAACTTGTTACATGTAAATTACTTTTGAATAGTATCAAGACAAGCTAGCAAGTTTTTAAAGATGGAATGACTAATACataattaatatttttatgtCAATGTTTCATTAGATTGGTTTGGGCATTAATTCATAAAAGATACTTGTTGTATAACATCTTAAGTAAATTAAGATTCTTAGTTGACGACTTATATAATAAGCATTAAGATAactttttgtgtgtgtttttactAGTTTATCAAAAGTGTATGGATTTTATAATAAGGTTCAATTATTACCAAATGTTAGATTTGCAATAAACCTTTTCAATAGCCGTCATATTATCTGCCTAGAACTTTTAATATAATTGGTCCGCGTGTAAAGGAAATTCATAAAATCATTATTTTGGTTACAATGTATGTAGGAGACACTTCTATAAGCATGACATGTGTAATTGTGTATGGGCAAATCCCTTTGTCCATAACATATTACATAATAATGCACTTGAAGTTACTTAGTTGTGTTTTTCTTCACTTTGCAAAGTTGTCATGTTTCCACATATTTTGATTTCGCTTTTGGGGCTAAACTAAGGAATTGAATATTTCCTTAAAATCATTTGATAAGTTTCCATATATATTGTAAACTTTTCAAAAGCCTTTGGCGCATGAATCGTATTTTTCAtaaaatgtcacaccctcaacttccacacgcggagtactaccgcgaggCATGCGactaaccaggatcaagccaccaatcatattgaacagtaCAATAAGATAAATAAACAGTTTTCATCACAACCAATACGATTAGTGACTAAATTCCATTGTTTATAGTTCAAAAGCAGTAACTAAAGTTAACAGCGGAAGAATAAGTGTAATAGTTCAAAACAATAGTTTAAAGTTCATAATTGTTAATAGAAACCCAACACGGGTTCATGCGACCACTACACTCCccagctgcaagctcctgaaccatcactgagtacctacaaagcatgcagtagggtgtcaacataaagttggcgagttcacgagtttaCCAGTTTTATTTCCAAAAACATAAGTTGATCGATTGTGTATCTATAATCATGTTATCGgaagctaccccatctgtaagcttaCTAAGCTGCAAGATACCGAATACTAGTGACTGTCAACTTGTTGTGCcccaagtcaatgtctatcatcattgaccaagtAGTAAAGCATAATAGTTCAAGTCTGATCCCCCGGTCAGGGTGTGAgttttgtcaaacctaatagcgcaatcaactaatatcccgttcgcccccggcggtTAATCAGTATAGTAAGTgaggacttaatgatagagttttgtttagTTTGCTAAGACATGATTTATAAACAGTATGCATCTGTATTCCCTCGGGAATAGTAGTTTAAAGTATCCTTCCCAAGGATACTTTAAACTAAGACATGATTTATAAACAGTATTCATCTGTATTCCCCCGGGaataatagcgctatcaactaatatcccGTTCGCTGGGaataatagcgctatcaactaatatcccGTTCGCCCCAGACGGTTAATCGGTATAGTAAGTgaggacttaatgatagagttttgtttagTTTGCCAAGACATCCTTTATAAACAGTATTCATATGTATTCCCCCCGGGAATAGTAGTTTAAAGTATCCCTCCCAAGGATAGTAATTCAACTgttcaccccccccccccgggacgcatgcttttagtttGTGTGAACTCatcttggtttgctcggcagatagtttacttgtcttaaggttggTCAACCACATCCTATTATGGTTAACGAGTTTAATCATATTCGTATCACGTTTTATCACACGTATCAAGTATCACATAATCATCACATATCACAATAACAATCATACGGCCACATACGGATTCATATAACAAGCCCAATAGATGACAGTATACATACAGCCCAACAACATTACTCATTAGTGTGTGGTCCAGCTATAAGGTTAGCCCATTCGGAGTGTGCGACCCAATAACTTAACGACCCAAATAATTAGCAGCCCCAAAGGGAGTATGCGGCCCACCAGCAGGTGTGTGGCCTATCTGCTGGTGTGCGGTCATGCTTATAATAGTGGTACTATGTGCATCCAGTGTTTGTACCATACAGTAGTGTGCGGCTTTGCATAGGTCAGGTGTACGGTGTGCATCAGCCCTTGTACTAATAAAGGTGTGCGGTCACTCCGGGTGTGCGACCATGCATTAACAGGTTGGATGTCATGCATCATGTGCATGTACACTAGTCTGTGCGGTCTCCGAGGTGTGTGCGTGTGCATGCCGTAATTGTATGAGGAACAGTTTGAGGTTGTACGCTATAGGGGTGTGCGACATACGTGGCACAACCAGTATGCGGCCCCGTTGAGAGGGCTTGTACCTCGTGCAGTGTGAGTTGTGCTTTTTACTAATATGCGGCGCCTTGACACCAACATTAACCACTCATGTTTTATAAGATTCAATCAATCAAAACACCGACTTTTAGGATTTCTGAATTCATGTTTTGTCAACCATTCCATCCAACATTAAAACAACATTATCTATCCATAAATTGAAAAATCTACTTATTTGACAATCATTTTATTTCACAGAATCATTTACACATGAAAGCCCCtaaacaatcatcatcatcatcctcaagaACAAGTTCCCATTTTTTATTAACAAACATCAAAACATCTTTTAATCCTACAGACTCTGTTTGGTGCATTTCTATTTAGCCAAGGTATTGTAGGTTCTTGTTTCTAATCATGAATCACCTATCATTACCATTCGTATTAACATCAATCACTTATTCGGATCTACAAATTTTATACCTATCTATCAACATACTAACATCAAATACATTTAGTATTTTGTTCTAATCACATCAAACAAGCAGGTTATCAAACCATTATATCAGTCATAACACTCAAACAATTACTAACCCGGAAATGAAGATGGAGCTGGTTGTGCGAGATTTAGAAGAAGAGATGAACTTCTAGAAGGATGGAGAAAGTTGTTGTGGATTGTCTTGAGGAGTGGAGCCACCGTCAACTTCCAAGGAGAGGAAAGAGAGTGTTTTAAGGGTTTCTGAACGAGGAAGATTGTTGGTGAAAAGGTGGGGAATAATTCTGATTGTTGCAGCCACAAATGATTGGAGAatgatgttagggttttggaattTGGTGCCCTTATATACTCCCTTGTGCGGCCTCTATGGGCCTGTGGGTTTTTTGGGCAGAATAACAAGGGAAGTGTGCGATTGACTGAAGAAGCTTGGAGGGGTGTGCGAATCACCGAAATGTGCTGCTACACCCTCCCTTTGGTTCTATTGTGCGACCCGTGtacttataataataataataataataataataataataataataataataataataataataataataataataataataataataataaccattACTAatataataatcacataatacaCATACTCAAATCCAACAGTTATTAATTCTGGTTATTACATTCATTCAATTAACTTCATATAATACCTACATAAAACGAAATGTGCAGGAAAATCCGAAgtatcacattatccccaagttcaaAGAAATTTTGTGCTGAAATTTAGCgcgcagccactgacaagctagtgtgttttaaacgttttcgcggggtgtcacataaAATCCAATGAAATATTCAAATAAAACCAAAaccttattattaataatattaatattgtaCAACTCATAAATTACTATACATATACAATTCAAGTAGTATCTTAGAAACAGTGAATTTTTTTTCCTTTAGTTGTTTTTATATTGTAGCCAaagtattttttatttattttcaacCCTTTGgatttatatgttatatttttgGTTATTCAAGTTTTGTCTTTTTTTGTGATCAAAGTTAAAGCTTTTTTGAAATAAATTTGAGTTTTTTACATTTACATCATGTTGTGGTATAAGTTTGTGTTTGTCTTTATATCACATGACCATAAAAATCGCgtttttgttttaatatttttcacGGTTTTGATCATCGTTTGCTTACTACTTGACACAGTTTTACGACCCACGCACCCGCAATACAGGAGTTACACACTACTACACTAGTTCTATATACTTACAATTTGAAGTGACATATCTTTAACTGGGCCAAGGttaatttttttagtattttttttatttatctattAATATTTAGTATTGGTATTTACAACCTTTTAATTTTCTAAAAACTTTGTAATCATATTtatatgcttatttttatgtatgtgtcggtataaattcaagttcaTTACGTTTCTTTGAAAATGGGTAGGCTCAGAtataatatgatttttttttgtttttttgttttcgTACGTTCTCAGTTATGCTATGTTTTGGCATAAATTTTGTTTTACAACAAGTccggtcaaatataatatgttttcattttATTGTATAAATTCGACTTACTTTACGTTTCGGCGCCACCGCAACACGCAGTACCATTTTTAActtaaaaaacataattttgtacttatttttatgtatgtataCGTATAAGTTCAAGTTGGTATTCGACATAAAGTTCTTTCGGAAATAAGTCGGGTAAAATATGATACgctttcgtgcttatttttatatgTACATCTTCGGTTTATTTATATTTTGACGTGACTTTTATTTAGAAACGATTCGAGTCTTGACGATACAAATCCAAGTTACTTAGTTAATTTGGACTTGCCGCAAGGTGTGGAAAAATTTAGTAGTTATGTTACACTTTCGAAGAAaaaacatgtgatttctttttgTAGAAAAAGTGATAAAAAGTAGTTTGTCTTTTTTAAAATAATTTACGAATCAAATCTCAATTAAAAGTGTATATTATAGGAGTAAACAGTAGCTTATGTCTATGCGCTGCTTGATTACTAATAAAACTTATATCTAAACATTGATGAAAATGGACATGTCTATATTCGTAATCTAAAAACATTATCTTTTGTAATCGATCGAAAACATAGATACGTATACCGTATACCGGTTCCAGTAATATTAATAACGGTACCGATGTTCCAATAATACCAATAACGGTGCTGATGTTATTTCGTCAGTATCGGTTCAATTCGTCACGGTACCGGTGTGGAATTGACACTCTCTATAGTTTACGGTACCAAAAGGTTTgaatacaacttctttttcaacAACTAATATACAGGAAAGTTAAAAAACACAACTACGTATCTAATTTATCTTTTGAATTAACGAACATAAGTTATTAGAGAAAACCAAATGGGCTAATGATATATATTAGTATAAAGGGTGAAATTTATACTTAAAAAGATACTCTTCATCGAATTCAAATTGTGTGCCACACacaatattatattataatacatataaAGAGGGAAAAAGGTAATTTTACCTAATTTTAAGAGTCTATGCAATATAACTTTTAAGACATATGATACCATCTATTAAATCATTTTGTTGATTTTTAGACTAACAACCCCCATGgattttaaacgttcataacttttttcaCGCATCAATACTTAAAAATTACATTGTAAGGGGACCCGGGGCGGTCTCCTTTTCTTCCGTGATAGTATAACGTGACAAACTTCAACGCGTTGAACTCGACCGCCGCTACACACTTCAACGCGTTATACATTAACGGAAACCGATTTTCGTTATCTCCATCACGCGTTATGGTTTATTTTTGTGAgggtatttgttggttggggggaaattgttgggtgtggtggtgagtgatgaccacccccactaaaaatggttgtgagtgattgaaaaatggtcaatgacatggcgaaacttgattgatgcttgtgagtgataaattctatcactagtgaaccacccctagtcccctaaaAAGGAGTATATTATTTTCTATAATTTGAGTATGGTAGTactaaatttattttatttagaaaggGTTAATATGTAAACATGATTATCAGTATCTATATTTCTTGTCGCATCTATTTCCCTGtgtaaaattcaaaattcaaaaacttaaAGGTGAAACCATACTAAAATTATAATTCCAATTATAGTTTATTTCAATGGTAAAACGGGTATGTCACTGCACATATCACCTCTCAATATTGGTCGCTAAAGCATACACTATTAGACTCTGTTTTGGTGAGATGATATGTGAAAAGAAAAATACCGTCACGTACGTAAACACTGTTGACTTTCACATTTACTGTCAAGTGAAATATGAGCTAAAATAATTACTTAATTATTACCTTTAACTGGTATTATGTTGTAATGTGAAATATGAGCCAATTTTAAATAGTTACTTAACTATTATCTTTAAgtgttattatatttatttcatattatattttataattaaataCTAAGAAATTACAACTTTGACAAAAGAAAACTAAAAttcatttaatatttaaaaagacgacacataaaaagaaaaataaaaaaattctttgAATTATTACATGTCATATTGTCAAAGAATTTCTTCTTTCGGATAGAATTCTACGATATCAATGTTAGTAAAAAGCAGTTTTATACACGAATTCCATTGCCTATGTTTCTTCAAGTTGACGAAGTATGCAATCTTCCTCGTTAAACGTTCCACACTTTCTTTATATGGTATCCATTGAGGTTGTTGTCAATTTCCCTTTGTTATTTCACCCGAGTGGGTGAATCGGCTTTTGATTGGTTTCAAACTTATCATAGGGGTCTTTGAAATTGATTTGTCTACGAGCATCCGAGCATCCTTGAGCCATTTATTCATTGGACATGATGTTTTGGTCTGTTTTGATGATCGACCCATCAACGACACGTTGGCCCACTTACTTGATTTTCTCAAAACCTCTCAAATTGCTCTTTAAAAAATGAAATGTTCCTATCCGCGTAATGTTCATCACATGAAGTATTATAAACAATGAGGCCCCTTTGGAGGCAGATAATGTGGCAGCTTGTTTTTTGTGATATTTTTTTGTGTGTGAGTTGTCTTTGGGTAAAGATTTCATGTAGTTGTTGTGTTCAGGCAAATATATCGGGTATAAGTTGGGTGTCAGGAACCCATTCGTGTGTGGGTGGTGGCTGGTTCATAATAGGTATGTGTCAGTGTGTCACCAGCCATCATTGTAATGTTcaaatggattttttttttcaaaggtgGGATGATAAACATTGCTATATGGACTTACTGTGGTGAGGGTTTAAGGAAAATTGTAGAATTCTTAATGTTCAAAAGAAAGTTGGatgttttttttattgaaaatagTTCATTTATATAGATCTTTAAATTTAATTTGCTTTATTGAATGCTTCAATGGTCGGCATACCATCCCTCAAACCAACGGTAACCTTTACGCCCCCGCGCATGCCATTACCCTCATACAAGTGCCCCCATGCCCTCACATCCCATCCATATCCGTGGTAGCGTGATGCGCCACTAGTGCCAATGAGTCACTCCTTTGGTGCTCCGCATATCAACCATGACACATAGCCTCGTGTGTTAACCAATTAAACATTCAAAGTGGTCCACATTACCATACCCGATGGTATAACAGGCCCCTTTTATTCAAGGACGATGCTTTTATAGCACATAAGGCTCTTCCCATTGGTAGAGAATGGAGAGAGGCATCATTCCCCCTTTACATCAATATTCACCCATTCTTTCTCTCTCCCCACTTCTTCTCTCTTCATTTCTTTCTCTATTCCCTCACACTAGGGATGTTCAAAAATATCtatatccgaaaatccgatctGAACTATCCGATATCCGAATTTTCAGATTCGGATTCAGATAGTGATTTTGAagatttttggatatccgaaattccaaaaatttaatttttatttttttcggatatccgaatatccgaaatatccaaaacgatccgaaatatctgaaaaatatccgaaactatccgaaaaatatccgaaaatctaTATTCAGATATCCAAAACTATCCGGAATATCCGTTTCggaatattaaaaaaataataaaaaataaaaattaaataactaatagatattcggatatccaaaatttcggatatccgaaaattcggatacgtattcggatagtgaaatcagatatccgaaaatttcgaatatccgaattttcggatatctgGTTTTGCACACCCCTACCTCACACAACAGACGGATCTTGCCCTTAGGCAAGGATTCCCTCACTCACTTACCTCTACCTCACCTTCATTTTCATGGATCCTCTATCCTCTCTTAACCGGTACAGATACCCTAATATTGTATCAAGGATTCAAGGGGTgcaagaaatatatatatatatatatatatacatatatataggggaacgctaaaatgaaaaccacctccagttgtaagaaccatgagaactttttgatccggggcgagttggaccaaaattttttttcataaacgtagatgcgtgtattatacacgcatctacgtttatgaaaaaaaaattggtctaACTCGCCCCGTAcagtgtagttctcatggttcttacaactggaggtgattttcgttttagcggtcccctatatatatatatatatatatatatatatataaaagtatatcgtacattacggcttaacatacttcacgtacgacaacgtgcgtggtttgttctataacatgcgtgattaatgttttcaatatgcgtgattattgtgtttcaacatgcgtgattttggatttttgagttataacgtgcgtgattttaaaatgaacatgcgtaattacctgtcgtacgtgatgtacgttaagccgtaatgtacattaaccttcctatatatatatatatatatatatataaacctaaATGTTTTTACAATTTGTTACTTTTTACATTCAAACCAgtgatcgccgcctactcgcctagtctcccatcatcatcACGTGTCGCAGAAATTAAATGCTGGGGATAGGAATTGAACATAGGTCACTTCGAACAATATGtttctcccttaccactccaccactagctcatTGACAATGCTATTTATTGTTATTCTTCTCAtgataaaaattattatttttttattagaaaTTAGTGTTCAAGAAAATACTGTCAAACTAAAAGAAAACAGTATTAAGAATCCACCGCGTTGCGAAGGGGGCGTAAAGCCGTGCCAAATAACATCAGTGTCACACCACCGCGAGCGACCACCCACACTGAATTTGGGGCGAAGAAATTAaaacaaaacgtaaaacatagaaaataataactaagttgatctaagACCAGTACgttatgacgaacttgtcaaacgggaaaagatagacgacgtaaaaatgttgaaccacacacgcacgttgtatcgtattaactcgcaaaacttagaacgaagcgtaaaacAGAACGCAAAAATGTTGAACTACACACGCACGTTGTATCGTATTAACTCGCAAAACttagaacgaagcgtaaaacAGAACGCAAAAATGTTGAACTACACACGCACGTTGTATCGTATTAACTCGCAAAACTTAGAACAGCGTAAAACAGAACGTataaatgttgaaccacacacacgttGCACTGTGTaaacttgcaaaatttagaacgaatcTTAAAACGAAAAATTTGTGAAATACGAAAAGTATAGCGAAACAAAGTTGAGAGTAAAAAAGTTATAAGGTtaaattgaaaagattgaaaaattTTCGGTTAAAACTAAAAACTCAAATAGTTTTGAATTAAAAATAATTCATCAAATACTTTTGGACTAAAactaaaaaatcaattttttttgaaaaactccctaaGCATGATATACAACACCTTATACACAAATAAGTTGATAATTTATAGtacttaaaataaaatttaaaatgaaGTTAAAATGTCATATTATGTTCATAAAAACCCATTGTATTAATTTGTTCATATGTTATTTCACTTTTGAATTTTTACCTACATATATGACATACAAATGTATAATTTCTATAAACAAACAGAGCTTgttcatattttattttattttttcatttcTACATAGATGAATAAACATTGTACTTTAATCATTTTCTTATATTACAAAAAGTGTTCATATTGAAGAAATAGTATATTAATTTGTTTTACATATTCTATTCTATATGAGTCGGTTCTTTTGAGTTTATTCTTAGATTTATTAATCAGCTTTATATTTTAGATTTTTAAACTCATTTGTAACTATAACAAGATATCCCTCTTATTAATATTTGAACATACATCTTTTGACAGTTACAGTTCTTGGCGTAGGCTTGGTAACATTATCAGTCGTCATAATCTTATGCTTGAGAAGGAAAATTAAAATGAGGAAAAATGCAAAgtacaatgtcaaagttgaaatgtttctaaaGAATCATGAATTCCTAGCTCCAAAAAGGTATTCTTATGCACAAGTTGGGAAGATAACAAGGTCCTTTAAGGTCAAACTAGGCAAAGGTGGTTTTGGTACTGTGTATAAAGGAGTGCTAAGAAACCAAAACCAAGTAGCAGTGAAGGTTTTAAATGAAGTGAAGGGTAATGGGGAAGATTTCATTAATGAAGTTGCAAGTGTAGGTAGAACTTCCCACGTTAATATAGTAAGCCTTATGGGATTTTGTTTGGAGGGTCGCCAAAGAGCTTTAATCTACGAATTCATGCCCAATGGTTCCCTAGAGAGGTTCATATACAATCAAAGTTCTTCGAGTAGTAGCCAACTTGGATGGGAAAAGTTGCACCAAATTGCAATTGGGATTGCTAGAGGTCTAGAATATTTGTATAGAGGTTGTAGCACACGGAtactacattttgacataaagcCACATAATATCCTATTGGATAATGATTTTTGTCCTAAGATATCTGACTTTGGCATGGCTAAGTTGTTCCGTGAGAAAGAAAGCAAGATATCCGTGTCCCATATGAGAGGAACGCCTGGTTATATTGCTTCTGAAATATTTTCTAGGAACTTTGGAGAGATTTCTCATAAATCAGATGTATATAGTTATGGAATGATGATTTTAGAAATGGTCGGAGGGAGGAAAAATATTGAGGTTAGAGTTGATAATACAAGTGAGATATACTTTCCTCACTGGATATATAAGAAGGTTGAATTGCATGATGAACAACTTGGACTGAGTGAGATTGTGAGTGAAGAAGAAAATAGGACTGCAAGGAAAATGATAATTGTGGGGTTGTGGTGCATACAAACGAATCCCTTGACCCGACCTTCAATCACTAAAGTATTGGAAATGTTAGAAGGAGACGTAGCATCATTGGAAATCCCTCCAAAACCTTATATATCATCCCCATCAAGGTGTGTCGGTTCCCCATCTACAGATTCCTTGCATGACACTTTGTAATATTTTATCAATTAAGTATTTCTATGTTAGTCAACTCCTTTCGACTTTTAATAGGATGTATAACTATTTGTGTTCCAATACTAGTTAATTGTATGATTAGAAGGAAGCGGGGATATAACATCTTGAAAAAAGTGTGGATTGTCATATGAACAACCGGATATAACATTTGATCATTCGAATAATGACCACTACTGATGTTTAATTAAATTGtatgttaaaacttaaaagtatAGTGGTCCGTCTTTCACTTTTAGACTTAAATTCTTTGTGAAGTGTGAACGATGTTTGCACATTGATGTTGCCTGTCTGTTGGGCTACATTTTGGGCTAAGTGAGGGATTGGAAAAGCAGCCCAACATGAGACCTCATTTTGGGTGGCTGGAATACGCCAACCTTGTGTACTTTGGGTTTGGGAACTTTCATAGATAATTACACATAGACAGGAAAGCA encodes the following:
- the LOC110913632 gene encoding PR5-like receptor kinase is translated as MRKNAKYNVKVEMFLKNHEFLAPKRYSYAQVGKITRSFKVKLGKGGFGTVYKGVLRNQNQVAVKVLNEVKGNGEDFINEVASVGRTSHVNIVSLMGFCLEGRQRALIYEFMPNGSLERFIYNQSSSSSSQLGWEKLHQIAIGIARGLEYLYRGCSTRILHFDIKPHNILLDNDFCPKISDFGMAKLFREKESKISVSHMRGTPGYIASEIFSRNFGEISHKSDVYSYGMMILEMVGGRKNIEVRVDNTSEIYFPHWIYKKVELHDEQLGLSEIVSEEENRTARKMIIVGLWCIQTNPLTRPSITKVLEMLEGDVASLEIPPKPYISSPSRCVGSPSTDSLHDTL